The following are encoded together in the Cryptococcus neoformans var. neoformans JEC21 chromosome 9 sequence genome:
- a CDS encoding expressed protein, translating to MPKDPFTAIQESLDDARPQLTALISGALNAQQTRVLLKLLDAIQKAVHNYVKSRKNKKKKDGDGDSRGAEQVKIDWLDTEGVHLWNLASQVNRATPTTPELSKDELSTFSALRLTGFRLVEAATDIRGPTTFVVRLLGLTAKTMTALLEAGKTPMASQLSLQGAEYEQLITSSTTIKEASELKQKVTVLVWYYMARIDFLLREGNDSFAYDLLYKATQLDETWSMAAQECRLLASKCWTVGNDMLNKRINISGSIDWLKQGILLVEKLINRGVQLDHLKELHIAILKSLSRAQLVKAEEDPHALTSATAALNELGELVDDSDKATLHEMRLLQVHILKTRKAPEGELRIVMEDIMKLTDWTEDSVLEMLSQLASLIGPYPALPSQSVQTYLRLALASSSGHPYVRIIMYEGLLFVKALSPPAAGVSVAAGILDMISKDPDYQLDDKVSAIACQTLLWNIGVFNESKERITEAAHWYQLAAHAVFKELGGENISRCYRKAALCHIKMADWAAAVNLISLCPKEEASTHYLAFLTAIRQGREEAAIDAVCSIVECTDFEVQQLVLMTSFANEKGAKHVLIASMRALLNALTDSRVNSDVQIETITVIRCLVRMTVMELAHAEDKDRLIESMIEYLQTAIDILTEDPTRGQGQTKGISWLYKCAYNVAVQGLSTLSSKSLADLFDISAQLMSIYDVIETSGATDPDLHFIRGSAMFACLCGKIFFCRDLSNGPDKVLLLDQLLDYVPHCREALSSVKSTHPRWPVVTHMRRIIDTSEIELHCESKEWTAIPPVLERMKKAHANGEISETNQTLEMMANVLFQYEGCPSHITYQLLELILDTCPTVYAKDIKRYSRWMRAILRILLHRNGAEEEAESLKYAEKALDVLKTSLGKNAYPLDEIQWLVATSWNKGLEWFSSSRVSQAKAWCEIAMTIATGTPELNIDRQKMNEHYEWAL from the exons TCACAGCCCTTATATCTGGTGCACTTAACGCTCAACAAACGCGTGTACTGCTCAAACTGCTAGATGCTATCCAAAAAGCGGTGCACAACTATGTTAAGTcgaggaagaacaagaaaaagaaggatggagacGGTGATTCACGCGGAGCTGAGCAGGTAAAAATCGACTGGCTGGATACGGAAG GTGTGCATTTGTGGAACCTTGCATCTCAGGTGAATCGCGCCACACCTACAACCCCAGAACTAAGCAAGGATGAATTGTCTACTTTCTCGGCCT TAAGACTAACCGGCTTTCGACTTGTTGAGGCGGCTACGGACATCAGGGGTCCAACAACAT TTGTGGTACGCTTACTTGGGCTCACTGCAAAAACGATGACTGCTCTACTGG AGGCTGGAAAGACACCTATGGCAAGTCAGCTATCCCTGCAAGGAGCCGAG TACGAACAATTGATCACTTCCTCAACTACCATTAAAGAAGCCTCAGAGCTCAAGCAAAAGGTCACCGTGCTCGTGTGGTATTACATGGCAAGGATAGATTTT CTGTTACGTGAAGGGAACGATTCATTTGCCTATGATCTTCTTTACAAAGCTACCC AGCTGGATGAGACATGGTCGATGGCAGCGCAGGAGTGTCGCCTTCTGGCTTCAAAATGCTGGACAGTAGGCAATGACATGCTTAACAAGCGCATCAACATTTCGGGGTCCATCGATTGGCTAAAGCAGGGGATACTTCTAGTTGAAAAGTTGATAAACCGGGGTGTTCAACTTGATCATCTTAAAGAACTTCAT ATTGCCATTCTTAAAAGTTTGT CTCGAGCACAGTTGGTGAAAGCAGAGGAGGACCCTCATGCTCTGACCTCAGCCACAGCAGCCCTCAATGAGTTGGGCGAACTAGTTGACGATTCT GACAAAGCAACGTTGCACGAGATGAGGTTGCTTCAGGTGCATATTCTCAAAACTAGAAAAGCACCAGAAGGAGAACTCCGAATTG TCATGGAAGATATCATGAAACTCACAGATTGGACTGAAGACAGCGTGCTTGA AATGCTGTCGCAACTGGCATCTCTCATCGGTCCGTATCCCGCTCTTCCGTCGCAATCAGTCCAGACATATCTGCGGCTGGCCCTGGCCAGCTCTTCAGGCCATCCCTATGTTCGCATAATCATGTACGAGGGTCTTTTATTCGTGAAAGCCTTGTCTCCTCCGGCAGCTGGCGTGAGCGTTGCTGCTGGAATACTAGATA TGATTTCGAAAGACCCTGACTATCAACTTGATGATAAAGTTAGCGCAATAGCCTGTCAAACG CTTCTATGGAATATTGGTGTGTTCAATgaaagcaaggaaagaaTCACTGAAGCAGCTCACTGGT ATCAGTTGGCCGCTCATGCTGTATTCAAAGAGCTTGGCGGAGAAAACATATCCAGATGCTACCG AAAAGCCGCTCTATGCCATATAAAAATGGCCGATTGGGCTGCAGCCGTAAATCTGATTTCACTTTGCcccaaggaagaagcttcaACACATTATCTGGCTTTTCTAACGGCCATCCGACAAG GTCGAGAGGAAGCGGCCATCGATGCTGTTTGTTCTATTGTAGAGTGTACAGATTTTGAAGTTCAACAACTTGTTTTAATGAC tTCATTCGCGAACGAAAAGGGCGCAAAGCATGTCCTTATCGCTTCTATGCGTGCCCTTCTAAACGCATTGACAGATTCCAGGGTGAACTCTGATGTGCAGATTGAAACTATCACTGTTATCAGGTGTCTGGTTCGTATGACTGTCATGGAATTGGCTCATGCGGAAGATAA AGATCGACTTATCGAGTCGATGATCGAGTATTTGCAGACAGCTATTGATATACTTACTGAAGATCCTACTAGAGGGCAAGGGCAGACAAAAGGAATATCATGGTTATACAAGTGTG CATATAATGTTGCAGTGCAGGGCCTCAGTACTTTATCATCAAAGTCTTTGGCAGATTTATTCGACATATCAGCGCAG CTCATGTCCATATACGACGTTATAGAGACATCAGGTGCAACAGATCCGGACCTTCACTTTATTCGTGGCTCAGCCATGTTTGCTTGCTTGTGTGGGAAGA TTTTCTTTTGCAGAGATCTTTCCAATGGACCAGACAAG GTCTTATTACTTGACCAGCTTCTCGACTACGTCCCTCACTGCCGAGAAGCTCTTTCTTCAGTCAAATCAACACATCCTAGATGGCCAGTCGTTACTCATATGAGACGCATCATCGACACATCTGAAATTGAACTGCATTGCGAATCGAAAGAATGGACTGCCATACCGCCAGTTTTAGAA CGTATGAAGAAAGCACACGCAAATGGAGAGATAAGTGAGACGAATCAAAcgttggagatgatggccAACGTCTTG TTCCAATATGAGGGGTGTCCTAGCCACA TCACCTACCAGCTCCTCGAATTAATACTCGATACATGTCCAACGGTTTACGCCAAAGACATTAAACGATACTCGAGGTGGATGAGAGCAATACTGAGGATTCTACTACATCGTAAcggagcagaagaggaagctgaaTCTTTGAAATATGCGGAAAAAGCGCTTGATGTCCTAAAGACATCACTTGGGAAGAAC GCGTATCCGTTGGATGAGATCCAGTGGCTGGTCGCGACATCCTGGAATAAGGGTCTGGAATGGTTCAG CTCTTCACGCGTATCTCAAGCGAAGGCATGGTGTGAGATTGCAATGACTATAGCGACAGGAACGCCTGAGCTAAATATCGATCGTCAAAAG ATGAACGAGCACTACGAGTGGGCTCTTTAA
- a CDS encoding nuclear pore complex protein, putative gives MVAERTPYSSFASLLAAYQEQYSQAGPSTQLDSPISHEAVLDEQSGLIISLMESLEETIRSKTPTNCSSFEMDGEEQISEDEYKALLSEHRAWQLIRAVYDNRIPRTDPNFVPPSAAQQIIENPYTSPEDLVQTMVIEDPELSLWATLVEHLQTRPLLTSPPPLEARHGYLPSTVRRSKFHSTTDSPSLDPDFTVRDPHSSSLAGEDQTYQLPLLETLYNLVRYGELESAIKVCEQGGEPWRGASLMGVRRWTMGGMSKGTEPTVMTGNRYRALWKKSCRTIAKNHTLLPAERNLYAAMISDLPTLLPACESWEDYLWAHVQHRIEARLEKRWRELGGFWEGEGGVGKDDVEEVEMAKGGLEEVFASMRNLQNASISITMTEPYHVAQQMILLDRTEALFHGFADQLLELESGVSPELIAPLLRFFTHLALILRTLSQPVPVSAANAIIQAYLQILEREGNDKLVAMYAACLREGSGEESYARFLWSMDPSAGRDSRSEALLRAKKHNLDVALIARETVRLCLEEVVADPPKRLLAEPDIVPISIGLTEHDVVLIRSIEWLIILPETADDALVRSCQLVRYFLSKGQANAAQSLLLSLPSLPTSSSLTNQSHLLELASYNRLFSLFSSHTYFADILFRQPSLTASKLEVHAWKKDLEACVEDVWKGTVGLIKERWLDLPSLSPKVEKDGKGLYEYEGEEERQKQLKLIRHIFIPDLVLRLHNTLIEQSVLFPYFLQRALELASIVADGRYRVYEGFLPLATIAGGAEMVGGGEKGVSRLEVYMDKIREVALEVLKSGNGNAFKVRRLA, from the exons ATGGTAGCCGAGAGAACGCCCTACTCATCTTTTGCGAGCCTGCTTGCGGCATATCAAGAACAATACTCACAAGCTGGCCCTTCAACGCAGCTTGACTCGCCTATAAGTCATGAGGCTGTTCTTGACGAGCAAAGCGGATTAATTATTTCTCTCATGGAATCGCTCGAGGAAAC CATTCGGTCAAAAACACCGACAAACTGCTCGTCATTCGAGATGGACGGTGAGGAGCAGATATCAGAAGACGAATACAAGGCGTTATTGTCAGAACATCGAGCGTGGCAGCTTATTCGTGCGGTGTATGA CAACCGGATACCCCGCACAGATCCAAACTTTGTTCCTCCATCTGCTGCACAGCAGATCATCGAAAATCCCTATACAAGTCCGGAAGATCTCGTGCAGACAATGGTCATTGAAGACCCAGAATTATCGCTTTGGGCT ACATTGGTCGAGCATCTCCAAACTCGCCCTCTATTAACTTCACCGCCGCCTCTCGAAGCCAGACATGGCTATCTGCCATCCACTGTCCGCCGTTCTAAATTCCATTCGACCACAGATTCACCTTCACTCGATCCCGATTTTACCGTTCGTGATCCTCACAGTTCTTCTCTCGCGGGCGAAGACCAGACTTACCAACTGCCCCTCCTCGAAACACTATACAACCTCGTCCGATATGGAGAGCTTGAGTCAGCGATCAAAGTATGTGAACAGGGGGGTGAGCCATGGAGAGGTGCGAGTTTGATGGGTGTACGGCGGTGGACGATGGGGGGCATGAGTAAAGGAACTGAGCCAACCGTGATGACTGGAAACCGATACCGTGCCTTGTGGAAAAAGTCTTGCCGTACGATTGCCAAGAACCACACCCTCCTGCCTGCCGAGCGAAATCTCTACGCTGCTATGATCTCGGATCTACCTACGCTCTTACCGGCATGTGAGTCGTGGGAAGACTATCTTTGGGCGCACGTGCAGCATAGGATCGAAGCgagattggagaagagatggcgTGAGCTTGGAGGATTTTGGGAAGGCGAAGGGGGGGTAGGAAAGGATGacgttgaagaagtggagaTGGCCAAAGGGGGACTTGAAGAGGTTTTTGCAAGTATGAGAAATCTACAGAATGCCTCAATTTC TATTACCATGACCGAACCGTACCATGTCGCTCAGCAGATGATCCTGCTCGATCGAACAGAAGCCCTCTTCCACGGATTTGCGGATCAACTTCTGGAGCTCGAATCTGGGGTTTCTCCAGA ACTCATAGCACCTCTTCTCCGCTTTTTCACTCATCTTGCTCTCATCCTCCGTACCCTTTCTCAACCCGTTCCTGTTTCAGCGGCCAATGCTATCATTCAAGCCTATCTGCAAATTCTCGAGCGAGAAGGCAACGATAAGCTCGTCGCCATGTATGCGGCTTGTCTGAGGGAAGGTAGTGGTGAAGAAAGTTATGCGCGTTTCTTATGGT CGATGGACCCTTCTGCCGGCAGAGACTCCAGGTCAGAAGCGCTTTTGCGAGCCAAGAAGCATAACCTCGATGTGGCGCTCATCGCTCGCGAAACTGTCCGTCTTTgtcttgaagaagtggtCGCT GACCCTCCCAAGAGGCTTCTCGCTGAACCCGATATTGTTCCCATTTCTATCGGTTTGACGGAACATGATGTCGTGCTTATTAGATCTATCGAGTGGTTAATCATCTTGCCGGAAACGGCGGATGATGCGCTCGTGCGATCCTGCCAGCTCGTTCGATACTTCTTGT CCAAGGGTCAAGCTAATGCCGCgcaatctcttcttctctcccttccttcccttcccacttcctcctctttaACCAATCAAAGTCACCTCCTCGAACTCGCCTCCTACAATCggctcttctctctcttctcgtccCACACTTACTTTGCCGACATCCTGTTCCGCCAACCTTCGCTTACTGCTAGCAAACTTGAAGTCCACgcttggaagaaggatctTGAGGCCTGCGTGGAAGATGTCTGGAAGGGTACTGTGGGGTTAATCAAGGAACGGTGGCTGGATTTGCCTAGCTTGTCTCCCAAGGTTGAAAAGGACGGCAAGGGGTTGTACGAGTAcgaaggggaggaggagaggcaGAAGCAACTCAAGCTTATACGACATATTTTCATCCCCGACCTCGTCCTTCGCTTGCACAACACTCTCATCGAACAATCTGTTTTATTCCCCTACTTTTTGCAGAGGGCCCTTGAACTGGCGAGCATAGTGGCGGATGGGAGATATAGAGTGTACGAGGGCTTTCTGCCACTGGCGACGATTGCTGGAGGTGCGGAAATGGTTGGGGGTGGCGAAAAGGGTGTCAGCCGGCTTGAGGTGTACATGGACAAGATCAGGGAGGTGGCACTTGAGGTGTTAAAGTCAGGAAATGGGAACGCTTTCAAGGTCAGGAGACTGGCATGA
- a CDS encoding ATP-dependent RNA helicase, putative encodes MPSPSPEASSSMSQPGPPSRSPSPASSNPDAPEASHNKTFADLGISPELCRACASMGFKKPSDIQAEAIPHALEGKDIIGLAQTGSGKTAAFSLPILQTLWENPQPFFALVLAPTRELAYQISQQVTSLGSGIGVRTAVLVGGMDMMSQSIALSKRPHIIVATPGRLMDHLENTKGFSLKSLKYLVMDEADRLLDLDFGPIIDKILKVIPKERNTYLFSATMTTKVAKLQRASLNKPVRVEVSSKYSTVSTLLQHYLLLPLKNKDAYLLYLANELSSSSMMIFTRTVADSQRLSIILRRLGFPAIPLHGQMTQSLRLASLNKFKSGGRSILVATDVASRGLDIPLVDLVINYDMPTNSKDYVHRVGRTARAGRSGKSITLVTQYDVEILQRIESHIGKKMTSFDVDKEAVALLTDTVAKANREAALEMRESGTGGGGGKRGRDKGKRKTFGDGDDRDRDDDVVEAGVPRKKNKFTPGGKKKARK; translated from the exons ATGCCCAGCCCGTCTCCGGAGgcatcctcctcaatgTCTCAACCTGGACCTCCATCCCgctccccttctcccgcGTCCTCCAACCCCGACGCTCCTGAAGCATCGCACAACAAGACGTTCGCAGACCTCGGTATCAGTCCGGAGCTATGCCGAGCATGTGCTTCGATGGGCTTTAAGAAACCTTCAGATATTCAGGCTGAAGCAATTCCTCATGCTTTAGAAGGCAAGGATATCATTGGTCTTGCTCAGACCGGTTCCGGTAAAACGGCAGCATTTAGTTTGCCGATTCTGCAGACATTATGGGAGAATCCTCAACCATTTTTCGCTCTTGTGTTGGCGCCCACTCG TGAACTGGCGTATCAAATCTCTCAACAAGTAACCTCTCTTGGATCTGGCATCGGCGTTCGCACGGCTGTCTTAGTCGGCGGTATGGATATGATGTCTCAATCTATCGCCCTCTCTAAGCGACCTCACATTATTGTGGCCACCCCTGGTCGATTAATGGACCATTTGGAAAACACCAAGGGCTTCTCTCTTAAATCCTTAAAATATCTG GTAATGGACGAAGCCGATCGTCTTCTCGATCTCGATTTCGGACCTATCATCGACAAAATCCTTAAAGTTATCCCAAAGGAGCGTAACACATACCTTTTCTCTGCTACTATGACGACCAAAGTTGCCAAGCTTCAACGTGCTTCTTTGAATAAGCCTGTCCGCGTCGAAGTCTCTTCTAAGTACTCGACTGTCTCTACCCTCCTACAACActatctcctccttcctcttaAGAACAAGGACGCTTATCTTCTTTACCTTGCCAACGagctttcttcatcttccatgaTGATTTTTACCCGTACCGTCGCCGACTCTCAGCGATTATCCATTATCCTTCGTCGTCTCGGTTTCCCAGCCATCCCATTGCATGGCCAAATGACCCAAAGCCTCCGACTGGCAAGTTTGAACAAGTTTAAATCCGGTGGAAGAAGCATTTTGGTGGCCACCGACGTTGCTTCTCGTGGTCTTGACATTCCTCTCGTCGATCTCGTCATC AACTACGACATGCCTACAAATTCTAAAGACTACGTCCACCGTGTCGGTCGTACTGCCCGTGCAGGTCGTTCCGGTAAATCCATCACTCTCGTCACGCAATACGACGTTGAGATTCTTCAACGTATCGAATCCCATATTGGCAAGAAAATGACTTCTTTTGATGTCGACAAGGAGGCAGTTGCACTCCTGACCGACACTGTTGCGAAAGCAAACAGGGAAGCGGcgttggagatgagggagagtggtactggtggtggaggtggcaAGCGAGGAAGGGATAAGGGGAAGCGAAAGACCTTTGGCGATGGAGATGACAGGGATAGGGACGATGATGTTGTGGAAGCTGGTGTgccgag